The Acidobacteriota bacterium sequence TCGGGCTGGCCGAGCTGCTTCACCGCGCCCGAGACCCACGCCGAGCCACCTTCGTCGCCGAGGCCGGCAATCCAGGCCCGGCTGTCCTGCGTGATGATCTGGTCTTCCTCGCGGTCGTACGACATCACCGAGGGGCTGCGCTTGAACGGGTCGTCTGGATCGACGAACCACTGGCGCGTCGTCAGGAACCGGCCGAGGTCGGCTACGGCCTCGGCCGCCGGCTTCGTCACGCGGTAGTGGATGGTCTGGGTGAGCCCGTCCTCGTAGGTCACCGTCACGCGCGCCCGGCCCCAGGTGTGACCCCGGACGCCGTACGCCTTCCATCCCGAGGCCGTCGTCGGCATCTCGGAGAAGGTCAACGCACCCGCAGGCTCGACCCGCATCGACACCACGGCCTTCGCGTAGTCGAGGTACAGGCGCCCTTCGATGTCCTTGGGCAGGATGTACCCGGGGAGCCCCACGGCGACGGGCCGCTCGTGGGCCACGAGCGTCGCTTCAATGGTCCGGATCGCGTCGGCGACGATGAAGCGAACGCCGTAGGTCCTCGACGCGCCGGGGGCGAGGGTGACCGACGTGGGCGGGTTCCACGGTTCGGCCTGCTTCCACTCGTTCTCCGCGAACGCCCGGCTGTGGACCATCCAGTCGAAGAACCCTTCGAAGGTCACGCCCCTGGGCGTGGGATCGGTGAAGAGCGGCGGGGGGCTCCCGGCGTCGCGCGGCGGCGTCAGGATGGGCTTCCAGGCTTCAAGCGGCGTCTGGTCATCCGGCACGACGAGCAGCACCGGGCCGTGCCCGCTCAGGCGGATGACCTGCACGTAGCCGGCATCGAGCCCGATGTACGGGTCGTAGAACACCGCGCGCGCGTGCGCCTCGTCGAGCGAGCGCCCGCTGAGAATGTTGTTGAAGACCATCGGGATGCCGAGCGCGCCGATCTCGACGGGGTCGCTCGTCGTGTTGGTGAGCTCGAAGCGCAGCACGAGCTTCTTGTCGTCGACCAGCCACGTCCGCGTGGCCTTCAGCGGGAAGTCGGCGGGCAGCGTCGGCGCGAGATCCGCCGCCGCGAGGACCGGCGCCGTCACCCGCTGCGCCGTGACCGGCTTGCGCACCTGCGCGGTCGAATACGACAACCAGTCGACAGTGCCGGCCCGCCGTACGCGCAGGTCGAGGTCGCCGAGGTGGTAGTACCCATCCTGCGACCGCTCGACGAGCCGGTCGCCTGGCGTGAAATCGAAGCCCGGAGCGGCCGTTGGCTGAAGCGCGGCGACCGTCTGCGACGACCGCACCAGGGTCAGCTTGAAGTCCGGCGCCTCCAGCGTGACCGTCCCGCGAGCCAGCATCGGTCCGGGTTTGGGGGCGGGCTTCTGCTGGGGGGCCTGTCCGTTCAGGACGGTGCTGCCGAACGTGCCGCTCAAGCCCAGAACGAAGAGTACCGTGGCCATGCTCGGGAGATTCCCGTGCCTCATCGTCGGTTCCTTTGTTCTCTCCTTCCCTCCGGGCACTAGCCTACCGCACGGGCGGCCGACCGTGCACGCGAGCGCCGGCCCTTCGAGGGCGCGCCTCGTCTAAACTAGCCAGCGAGCCCCGGATCCCCCGGGAGGTCTGTCATGATCGTCAGCGCAGTCGAAGGGCGGTCGCTGCCACTTGCCGTGCTGCTTGCCAGCGCTCTTGCGCTGCACGGCGCCGAACCGCTACCGCCTTCGGTCGAGCGCCCGCCCGGTGTGCCGCCGCTGCGCCTCCACGGACTGGTCGAGCCAGTCAACAGTCATATCGTGGCCGCACCTCGGCTGGCGGCCGGACAGCCAGGCGCCAGCGGCCAGCTCGTCATCGTCCGGCTCGCGGCCTCGGGTGCCGTTGTCAAGAAGGGAGACCTGCTCGTGGAGTTCGATCGCCACGGCCAGGTCAGGGCGGCGAGCGATCGCGAGGCGGAGTACCGAGACTTCCTGGCGCAGCTCCGGAAAAAGGCCGCCGAGCAACGCATCGCCGCTGCGCGCCGTGAAACGGAGGCGACCGAGGCGGTCAACGCCGTGAAGGTGGCGGAGCTCGAGATGCTGGGCAGGGAGCTCATCCCGAAGATCGAGGGCGAGAAGAAGGAGCAGGCGCTCGAGGAGGCACGTGCGCATCTCGCTGCGCTGCGCACGACCCAGGCTCTCGACGCGCGGGTCGATGCCGCGGAGCTCCGCATGCTGGGGACACAACGCGATCGGGCCCTGAACGCGTGGCGTCATGCGCAGGGCAACGTGGAGCGCATGGCGGTGTACTCGCCCATCGACGGTCTCGTCGTGCGACGGTCGACCTGGAAGGGCGGCACCATGGCGGTCGTCCAGGAAGGAGACGAGCTCCGCCCAGGCATCCCGATCCTCGATATCGTGGACCCCTCGGCGATGCGCGTGCGCGTCCTGGTGAATCAGGCCGACGTCCAGTGGCTCGCCGTCGGGCAGCGCGCGCGTGTGGCGCTCGACGCGTACCCGGTCCGCTCGTTCGACGCCCGCCTGGACCACCTCTCGCCGGTCGCCACGACGAGCAGTCTGAATCCGCGCGTGCGCACCTTCCATGCCGTGTTCTCCGTCGCCGGCACCGACCCTCATCTGCTGCCCGATCTCGCGGCGGCGGTCGACGTCGTCCCGGCACGGCCCGGCGAAGGAGGCTCGTAATGGTCCGGCGCCTCGCCATCGCCGGCATCGTCGTCGTGGCCATCGTCGTGGTCGCCACCGTCCGCCGGGCGGAGGTGGCGGGCCCCACGGCGCTCGTCGAGCGCGGCCCGTTCCTCGACGAGCTGTCGGTGCGCGGCGAGATTCGTCCCGACCGATCCGTCGTGCTCTCGGCGCCGTCGTCTGGGAGCGACCTGCAGATCGTGCAGATGGTCGCCAACGGCACCCAGGTGAGGGCAGGCGACGCGGTAGTCGTCTTCGACCCGACCTCACACGAGCGAACGCTCGAGCAGAAGGAGTCCGAGTTGAAGCAGGCACTCGCCGAGCTGGATCGGGTCCGGACCGAGCAGCAGCGTCGCGTGCGAGCCGTGGTGGCCGAGCTCGAACAGGCTCGTTCGGTCGTGGAACGGCGGCGTCTCGACGTGACCGCCGCCGACGTGACGTCGAGGGTGGAGACCGAGAAGCGGGTCCTGGCGCTGGCGAACGCCGAGCGCTCCGTGGCAGAAATGGAGGTGAAGCTCGACGCCGAACGGGAGGTCGTCGCGGCCGACGTGGCGCTCGCGACCCACAAGGTCGACAAGGCGCGTGACGACGTCGAGGACACACGGCGTGTCATCGAGTCGCTCACGCTCCGCGCGCCGCGTGACGGCATGGTCTCGCTGTTGCCGAATTTCCGCGCCGGCGGCCCCTTGAGTCGCACGGCGCCGGAGTTCCGCCGCGGCGACCGCGCCTGGTTTGGCGCGGCCATTGCGGAGCTGCCGGACTTGAGCTCGGTGAGAATGACCCTGCGGGTCGACGAGGCCGATCGAGCGCGCCTGGTGGTGGGAGGGCGGGCTCGCGTCAGGGTCGACGCCGTCCCGGATCGCGAGCTGGCGGGACGTGTCGACGACATCTCGGTCATCGCCCAGCCAGACTTCTCGACCTTCCCGCCCGTGCGGAACTTCGACGTGGTCGTCGCGCTCGACGAGTCCGACGCCAGGCTCCGGCCCGGCATGAGCGCCACCGCACGGCTCGAGCTCGATCGGCTCGACGACGCACTCCTCGTTCCGGCGTCGGCGGTCTTCGAGCGAGATGGTGCTGCCGTGGTCTACGTCGTCGCCGGCCGTACGACGTCACGACGAACGGTGACGGTCGACCGACGCGGGCGGGATCTGATCGCGATCTCCACCGGCGTTGCGGCCGGCGAGCGGGTCACTCTGCGGGTCCCGGACAAGATCGGAGCCACGCCATGAGGCACGCCGTCCTGGCCGTGCTCGCGGTCGCGATGCTGGCCGGCGCCGCCGCCGTGTGGGCCGCTCGATTTCCGGCGGCAGGGGCACTCGTGCCGACCGCCCCCGTGCGAGAGGGCTCGGTGGAGGTGGTCGTGCGGACGACCGGCGAGATCCGCGCCAGTCGCACGACGCAGGTCACGGCGCCTCCAGCCGGTGGATCGCTCACCATCGTCGCGCTGGCGCCGACTGGGGCCGCTCTCGAGGCCGGCGAGGTCATCGTGGAATTCGACGCGGCCGATCAGGTGTTCGCGCTCGAGCAGGCACAGTACGACCTCGCGTTGGCCGACCAGGAAATCGCACGCGCGGACGCACAGGCGGCAGCCCAGGTCGCCGCCGACGACGTGGCGCTGCTGCGGGCCCGCTACGCGGTGCGACGTGCGGAACTCGACGCCAGCGGCAACGAGTTCGTCGGCACGCTCGTGGCCCGCCAGAATCTCCTCCTCCTCGAGGAGGCGCGCCAGGCGCTCGCCCAGCTCGAGCGCGACATCGCCAGCCGACGCGAGACGACACGCGCGGCCGGCGACGCCCTGCACGAGAGGCGCAACAAGGCCCGGCTCGCCGTGACCGTCGCCGAGCGAAACATCCAGAGCCTGAAGATCACGGCGCCGTTTGCGGGGCACGTCATCGTGCGGCCCAACCTGATGGCGATGGGCGGGTTCATCTTCGCCGGCGCGGTGCTGCCCGAGTATCGTGTCGGCGATTCGTCGTTTCCCGGACAGCTCATTGCCGACCTCGTCGACACGTCGGTGCTCGAGGTCGCGGCAAAGCTGTCGGAGCGCGATCGGGCAGCCGTCGAGGCCGGCCAGGCCGTCTCCGTGGTCGTCGACGGCATGCCGGCCACGGCCATCGAGGGAACGGTGCGGAGCGTCAGCGACGTGGCGTCACGCCGGGCGTTCGAGAGCGGCGGCACCCGACAGTTCGACGTCGCCCTCGACATCTCGGGCGCCCCGCAGCGTCTCTGGCCGGGCGCGAGCGTGCACATCACGATCGCCGGAGCGACGCTCGACAACGTGCGCTCGGTGCCGCGAGCGGCCGTCTTCGATGTCGCTGGCACGCCGACGGTGTACGTTCGACGCCCGGGCGGATTCGATGCCAGGGGCGTCCAGGTGCGGGCCTGGACCGAATCGGTTGCGGTCAGCGACGAGCTCGACCCGTTGTGGCATGTCGCGCTCGTCGACCCGACAAAGGTCGGCCCCGACAGGAAAGGGGCACCGCCGGCGCCGGCCTCCCCGGTGACGGGAGCCGCGCCGTGAGATCATCGACCGTTGCCGGCCGCCAGTGGGATCGGATTGGGCCCGACCTCGCCCGCAGCGTCGACAGCCTGTTGCGGCACAAGCTGCGCACGCTGCTCACGATGCTCGGCATGATCTTCGGCGTGGCGGCCGTGCTGTCGATGCTTTCGATTGGCGCCGGCGCGCAGCAGCAGGTGATGGCGTTCATCGCCGACCTCGGCGTCAGCAATCTCATCGTCGAAGCGCGCGAGGCGACCGAGTGGCAGGCGTTCCAGAAGGTGCGCCAGCAGTCGCCCGGCCTGACGTTCGAGGACCTCCGGGCGATCCAGGCGGCAGTACCGGGTCTCGAGATGGTGTCGGCCCGCAAGCGATTCACGCCGAACCGCGTCATGCCGAAGCCCGACTCGGAACTCCCCACGGTCTTCGGGGTGGCGCCCGAGTATCAGGTCATCGCCGGCCTGCGCGTCGTGGCCGGCAGGTTCTTTTCCCAGGACGAAGCCGCGCGCGCCGCTTCGGTTGCCGTGCTGAGCGAGGGCGCCCGCGTCCGGCTCTTCAGCTCCGACGACGCCATCGGCCAATTCGTGAAGGTGAACGAACAGTGGTTCGAGGTCGTCGGCATCACCGCGCCGCAGGTGGCCGCCCGCGGCGAGATCGCCGGGCTCTCCACCCACGATCGGAACAACCTGATTTACGTGCCGACCGGGGCAGCCATTCATCGCCTCGAGGATACCTACAGCCAGTACCGGGACGAGATCGACGGCGCATACCTGCGGCTGCGCTCCACGAGCGACGTCGGAGCGGCTGCGGCCATCGTGCGCGGCGTGCTCGAGGCGAGCCACCGCGGGACCAGCGACTACGCGCTCGTCGTGCCGGCCGAACTGCTGGCCGAGCAGCAGCGCACGAAGCGCATCTTCGACGTGGTGATGGTGGCGCTCGCGTCGATCTCGCTGCTCGTCGGCGGCATCGGCATCATGAACATCATGCTGGCCAGCGTCCTCGAACGGACGCCCGAGATCGGCCTTCGCCGCGCCCTCGGCGCGCGGCGTGCCGACATCGTCCGGCAGTTCGTTCTCGAGACGACCCTCATCGCGGTGGCGGGCGGGACCGCCGGCCTCGTGCTCGGCGTGGTGATGTCGCGGCTCATCGCGGAGTTCGCCGGCTGGTCGACCATCGTCACACCGTGGTCGCTGGCGCTCGCCTTCTCCGTCTCGGTCGGCGTCGGACTCGTCTTCGGCGTGTATCCCGCGAAGAAGGCCGCAGGGCTCGACCCGGTGCAGGCCCTGCACTACGAGTGACGCAAGCGGGAAGGGCGGCATGGGCGTCGCGACGTTTCGTTTCTACGCCGAGCTGAACGACTTCCTGGGTCCCAGCCTGCGCCAGCGGGCGTTCGACCGCCACTTCGATGGCCGGCCGTCCGTGAAGGACGTCATCGAGGCCATTGGCGTGCCGCACACCGAGATCGACCTCGTGCTGATCGACGGCAGGTCGGTCTCCTTTTCGGAACCGTTGGCCGACGGCAGTCGCGTGGCCGTCTATCCCGTGTTCGAGGCCATCGACATCGGTCCGGTGCTCCAGGTCCGCCCCCGCCCGCTGCGCGAGCCGAAGTTCCTGCTCGACGTTCACCTCGGGCGGCTCGCCATGCTCCTTCGCCTGCTC is a genomic window containing:
- a CDS encoding efflux RND transporter periplasmic adaptor subunit; the encoded protein is MIVSAVEGRSLPLAVLLASALALHGAEPLPPSVERPPGVPPLRLHGLVEPVNSHIVAAPRLAAGQPGASGQLVIVRLAASGAVVKKGDLLVEFDRHGQVRAASDREAEYRDFLAQLRKKAAEQRIAAARRETEATEAVNAVKVAELEMLGRELIPKIEGEKKEQALEEARAHLAALRTTQALDARVDAAELRMLGTQRDRALNAWRHAQGNVERMAVYSPIDGLVVRRSTWKGGTMAVVQEGDELRPGIPILDIVDPSAMRVRVLVNQADVQWLAVGQRARVALDAYPVRSFDARLDHLSPVATTSSLNPRVRTFHAVFSVAGTDPHLLPDLAAAVDVVPARPGEGGS
- a CDS encoding efflux RND transporter periplasmic adaptor subunit, with product MVRRLAIAGIVVVAIVVVATVRRAEVAGPTALVERGPFLDELSVRGEIRPDRSVVLSAPSSGSDLQIVQMVANGTQVRAGDAVVVFDPTSHERTLEQKESELKQALAELDRVRTEQQRRVRAVVAELEQARSVVERRRLDVTAADVTSRVETEKRVLALANAERSVAEMEVKLDAEREVVAADVALATHKVDKARDDVEDTRRVIESLTLRAPRDGMVSLLPNFRAGGPLSRTAPEFRRGDRAWFGAAIAELPDLSSVRMTLRVDEADRARLVVGGRARVRVDAVPDRELAGRVDDISVIAQPDFSTFPPVRNFDVVVALDESDARLRPGMSATARLELDRLDDALLVPASAVFERDGAAVVYVVAGRTTSRRTVTVDRRGRDLIAISTGVAAGERVTLRVPDKIGATP
- a CDS encoding HlyD family efflux transporter periplasmic adaptor subunit, with the translated sequence MRHAVLAVLAVAMLAGAAAVWAARFPAAGALVPTAPVREGSVEVVVRTTGEIRASRTTQVTAPPAGGSLTIVALAPTGAALEAGEVIVEFDAADQVFALEQAQYDLALADQEIARADAQAAAQVAADDVALLRARYAVRRAELDASGNEFVGTLVARQNLLLLEEARQALAQLERDIASRRETTRAAGDALHERRNKARLAVTVAERNIQSLKITAPFAGHVIVRPNLMAMGGFIFAGAVLPEYRVGDSSFPGQLIADLVDTSVLEVAAKLSERDRAAVEAGQAVSVVVDGMPATAIEGTVRSVSDVASRRAFESGGTRQFDVALDISGAPQRLWPGASVHITIAGATLDNVRSVPRAAVFDVAGTPTVYVRRPGGFDARGVQVRAWTESVAVSDELDPLWHVALVDPTKVGPDRKGAPPAPASPVTGAAP
- a CDS encoding ABC transporter permease — translated: MLGMIFGVAAVLSMLSIGAGAQQQVMAFIADLGVSNLIVEAREATEWQAFQKVRQQSPGLTFEDLRAIQAAVPGLEMVSARKRFTPNRVMPKPDSELPTVFGVAPEYQVIAGLRVVAGRFFSQDEAARAASVAVLSEGARVRLFSSDDAIGQFVKVNEQWFEVVGITAPQVAARGEIAGLSTHDRNNLIYVPTGAAIHRLEDTYSQYRDEIDGAYLRLRSTSDVGAAAAIVRGVLEASHRGTSDYALVVPAELLAEQQRTKRIFDVVMVALASISLLVGGIGIMNIMLASVLERTPEIGLRRALGARRADIVRQFVLETTLIAVAGGTAGLVLGVVMSRLIAEFAGWSTIVTPWSLALAFSVSVGVGLVFGVYPAKKAAGLDPVQALHYE